Proteins encoded together in one Shewanella acanthi window:
- a CDS encoding rhodanese-like domain-containing protein, which translates to MFQSLLAKFTGGRSGELCWQLIVQGAQVIDVRSPEEFAAGHLPQAINVPLPVLEQWLAQVENRTQTFVLYCGAGIRAQKGCDIFKAKGFECVINGGSLNDMLSSQPK; encoded by the coding sequence ATGTTTCAATCTTTACTGGCTAAATTTACTGGTGGCCGCAGCGGTGAGCTTTGCTGGCAACTCATTGTGCAGGGCGCCCAAGTGATCGATGTTCGCTCTCCAGAGGAGTTTGCTGCTGGTCATTTACCGCAAGCAATCAATGTACCTCTCCCTGTTTTAGAGCAATGGTTAGCCCAAGTTGAAAATAGAACCCAAACCTTCGTGCTTTATTGCGGTGCGGGCATTCGCGCCCAAAAGGGTTGTGATATTTTTAAAGCCAAGGGATTTGAGTGTGTGATAAACGGCGGCTCACTCAATGATATGTTATCCAGCCAACCGAAATAA
- a CDS encoding methyl-accepting chemotaxis protein — MNNLPAMSITAKHDKTLYQLLMAQAPILLISGFVGAQMLNFALLSAVSIFILTQISYSLLKGTPAFAIVAAVIMMTVSAMLIQSQMGMLEMHFHIFATMAVFLIYQRWEPILAALLTVAVHHVLFTYIQLHNIEINQVAIMIFAGACNWEITLVHALFAATEAGILIMLAAMMHAESSANQRIADAIEQISENKDISIRLEPAKNHAEIAFNTMLEELSKVFSDYRSIAIDMAKTTAHLTQLSEQTQHSVQSQHQQALHISDIAQNVIQQINQAAADSQDSAHGARLAADSSSGDRKRALNIMEDMKKLELNTTEVTQFLSELTQDVKSITSLLEAIRSISEQTNLLALNAAIEAARAGESGRGFAVVADEVRALAQRTGRSTDEIATVLAHLNTSMIKTVESMDLSKRSTQDNLKHTNDIANGIAERSEQITQVAIASESVAHTTQTQCEVLTHIGEDIIENANAINQLVAKIQELSSGTIEMSRIANAYQSKAAIYKL, encoded by the coding sequence ATGAATAACTTACCTGCTATGTCGATAACAGCTAAACACGATAAGACCCTATACCAACTGCTGATGGCTCAGGCACCTATTTTGCTGATCAGTGGATTTGTCGGTGCACAAATGCTGAACTTTGCCCTGCTGTCAGCAGTGTCCATCTTCATTCTCACCCAAATAAGCTATTCCCTACTCAAGGGCACCCCTGCTTTTGCGATTGTGGCGGCGGTGATCATGATGACAGTTTCTGCCATGCTCATCCAAAGCCAGATGGGTATGTTAGAAATGCATTTTCATATCTTTGCGACTATGGCGGTATTCCTTATTTATCAGCGCTGGGAGCCCATATTGGCCGCCCTGCTCACGGTAGCCGTTCATCACGTGCTGTTTACCTATATTCAACTGCATAACATAGAGATTAATCAGGTCGCGATTATGATCTTTGCTGGTGCGTGCAACTGGGAAATCACCTTAGTGCACGCCCTGTTTGCAGCTACCGAGGCAGGCATTCTCATTATGCTAGCGGCCATGATGCATGCCGAATCCTCCGCTAATCAGCGCATCGCCGATGCCATTGAGCAAATATCAGAAAACAAGGATATTTCGATTCGTCTCGAACCTGCAAAAAACCATGCAGAAATCGCATTTAACACTATGCTGGAGGAGCTTTCTAAGGTGTTTAGCGATTATCGTTCCATCGCTATTGATATGGCCAAAACCACAGCGCATCTCACTCAATTAAGCGAGCAAACCCAACACTCAGTTCAAAGCCAACACCAGCAGGCACTGCATATCTCTGATATCGCCCAAAATGTTATCCAGCAAATTAACCAAGCGGCGGCAGACAGCCAAGACTCTGCCCATGGCGCACGTTTAGCGGCAGACTCGAGTAGTGGGGATAGAAAGCGGGCGCTAAATATTATGGAAGACATGAAAAAACTCGAACTGAACACTACTGAGGTTACTCAGTTTTTATCTGAGCTAACACAGGACGTGAAATCGATTACCTCGCTGCTTGAAGCCATACGTAGCATTTCGGAACAAACCAATCTGCTAGCCTTAAATGCCGCCATTGAAGCCGCAAGAGCGGGTGAAAGTGGCCGTGGATTTGCCGTAGTCGCCGATGAGGTCAGAGCGCTCGCTCAACGTACTGGGCGCTCAACCGATGAAATCGCTACAGTACTGGCACACCTCAATACCAGTATGATTAAAACGGTCGAATCGATGGATTTGAGTAAACGCAGTACCCAAGACAACCTTAAACACACCAACGATATCGCCAATGGGATAGCCGAACGTTCAGAACAAATAACTCAAGTCGCCATTGCTAGCGAAAGCGTGGCTCACACCACCCAAACCCAGTGCGAAGTTTTAACTCATATAGGCGAAGACATTATCGAAAATGCCAATGCCATCAATCAACTGGTCGCTAAGATTCAAGAGTTGTCGTCAGGAACGATAGAAATGAGCCGTATCGCCAACGCTTATCAATCCAAGGCGGCGATTTACAAGCTTTAA
- a CDS encoding SCO family protein, producing MYRLSSTALATCLIVATLLIFPGIAYLNQAMSGSYGIATHQETSIDFTWQDIHGRNHQFSDWRQGPSYLFLGFLNCSQICPIRTHQVQTLWQQLNEQEQSQLRFMFITIDPQNDLPALREQMIDSQSAQFVSAELPRGQLAKLQRQLAEKSSFNDDLGEHSGHLYLISKEGKLSQTYTQRQLDSNKLLTDLKTLMHSK from the coding sequence ATGTATCGGCTAAGTAGTACCGCTTTAGCAACATGTCTTATTGTTGCAACCCTTTTAATTTTTCCTGGGATTGCTTATCTTAATCAAGCAATGTCGGGGAGTTACGGCATTGCCACCCATCAAGAAACGTCCATCGATTTCACCTGGCAGGATATTCACGGAAGAAACCACCAATTCAGCGATTGGCGGCAGGGGCCGAGTTATCTGTTTCTGGGATTTTTAAATTGTTCCCAAATTTGCCCTATCCGTACCCATCAGGTGCAAACGCTATGGCAGCAGCTCAACGAGCAGGAACAATCCCAACTGCGCTTTATGTTTATCACTATCGATCCGCAAAATGATTTGCCCGCGCTCAGGGAGCAAATGATCGATAGTCAATCAGCGCAATTTGTAAGTGCAGAGTTACCTCGAGGCCAATTAGCCAAGTTACAGCGTCAGCTTGCTGAAAAGTCGAGTTTTAACGATGACCTAGGGGAGCATAGCGGCCATCTTTACTTAATTTCGAAAGAAGGAAAACTCAGCCAGACCTACACCCAACGCCAACTTGACAGCAATAAATTACTGACCGACCTGAAAACCCTGATGCATTCAAAATAG
- a CDS encoding GNAT family N-acetyltransferase, giving the protein MKMVLDDLKGSEIAALLTEHLEDMRATSPPESVHALNLEGLRQDNIRFWTLWDGDNLAGCGALKWLDTQHAEIKSMRTAATYKQQGVASRVLQHLINEAKAKGVERLSLETGSMDFFIPARRLYAKFGFELCGPFADYGLDPNSVFMTKRL; this is encoded by the coding sequence ATGAAAATGGTATTGGACGATCTCAAAGGCTCTGAAATTGCAGCTCTTTTAACAGAGCACCTTGAAGATATGCGCGCAACTTCGCCACCCGAAAGTGTCCACGCGCTGAATTTGGAAGGATTACGCCAAGACAATATTCGTTTTTGGACACTTTGGGATGGCGATAATCTTGCGGGTTGCGGTGCACTAAAATGGTTAGATACCCAGCATGCTGAAATCAAATCGATGCGCACTGCCGCCACCTATAAACAACAAGGTGTCGCCTCTCGGGTTTTACAGCACCTGATTAATGAAGCAAAAGCTAAGGGTGTGGAGCGACTTAGCCTCGAAACTGGCTCGATGGACTTCTTTATACCCGCACGCCGTCTTTATGCAAAATTTGGCTTTGAATTATGCGGCCCCTTTGCCGATTACGGCCTAGATCCCAACAGCGTGTTTATGACAAAAAGGCTCTAA
- a CDS encoding DUF3014 domain-containing protein: MQVNQEDRITPQETSSGSNRFAMFAIVLVILLSIAGYYYYIKDNSGPKLIPNAPIVLPESPPTEPMILDSSPEEPAQNETDTQEPTTETLNSQEMPEPVTIVETVPSLPESDEFVHQKALAIINNTQVGSALVTQDLARQFVVFVDNLAQGDLTRKVSPVKGPETLFSVSEITNKVYLNPESYHRYDAYASVLANMDSQTLLATYKQLTPLFDEAFAELGYTDAKFNDRILQAIKLMLAAPIIEEPIELSSISVNYRFVDPNLEALPSAQKLMIRMGPENSRKVKAALRKLENQLAQ; encoded by the coding sequence ATGCAAGTTAACCAAGAAGATAGAATAACCCCTCAAGAAACCTCATCGGGCAGTAATCGCTTCGCGATGTTTGCGATCGTGCTGGTTATTCTGCTCTCTATCGCGGGCTACTATTACTACATTAAGGATAACAGTGGCCCAAAACTCATTCCCAATGCACCGATTGTACTTCCCGAATCGCCACCTACTGAGCCGATGATACTTGATAGCAGCCCAGAAGAGCCTGCTCAAAACGAGACAGATACACAAGAGCCAACCACAGAAACCTTGAATAGTCAGGAAATGCCAGAGCCGGTTACCATTGTCGAAACCGTGCCGAGCCTGCCTGAAAGTGATGAATTTGTTCATCAAAAGGCCTTAGCCATCATTAACAACACCCAAGTAGGTTCAGCGCTGGTCACCCAAGACTTAGCGCGCCAGTTTGTAGTATTTGTCGATAACTTAGCCCAAGGGGATTTGACCCGTAAAGTCAGCCCAGTGAAAGGCCCTGAAACTCTATTTAGCGTTTCTGAGATCACCAACAAAGTGTATTTAAATCCAGAAAGCTACCACAGATATGACGCCTACGCGTCTGTATTGGCCAATATGGATAGCCAGACCTTATTGGCCACCTATAAGCAATTAACCCCGCTATTTGACGAGGCGTTTGCTGAGCTTGGTTATACTGACGCCAAGTTCAATGACCGAATACTGCAAGCGATAAAACTGATGCTCGCAGCACCCATCATCGAAGAGCCGATCGAACTGAGTTCAATTAGTGTGAACTATCGCTTTGTGGATCCTAACCTCGAAGCGCTGCCCAGCGCTCAAAAGTTAATGATCCGCATGGGACCAGAAAACTCCCGCAAAGTAAAAGCCGCGCTGCGAAAACTCGAAAACCAGTTGGCGCAGTAA
- the recG gene encoding ATP-dependent DNA helicase RecG: MQQLDLVPITDLKGVAKKVAEKLAKLGITTVQDLLFHLPLRYEDRTQIYPIAALMPGNYGTIEAEIQSTQIIQGRKRMLVCNVRDETGSMTLRFFNFSVAQRNAMQNGLMIRAYGEIRRGNHQAEIVHPEYKIVYPGEDIRLSDTLTPIYPTTEGLKQASWLKLTEQALELLEDGGLTELLPANLQPNNLSLKQALQTLHRPHAGISQFDLELGQHPAQQRLVQEELLAHNLSMLRLRQRANLDAAVSMHATGQLLNPFLASLPFKPTGAQQRVVADIGLDLAKPHPMMRLVQGDVGSGKTLVAALAALQAIESGYQVAMMAPTELLAEQHAANFAAWFEPLGLKVGWLAGKLKGKARAQSLADIESGAAQMVIGTHAIFQEQVTFNKLALIIIDEQHRFGVHQRMGLREKGMRQGFHPHQLIMTATPIPRTLAMTAYADLDTSIIDELPPGRTPVTTVAIPDSRRNEVLERVRSSVMHDKRQAYWVCTLIEESEVLECQAAEDTAEELRQALPELNIGLVHGRMKSAEKQQIMAEFKAGNIHLLVATTVIEVGVDVPNSSLMIIENPERLGLAQLHQLRGRVGRGAIASHCVLLYKAPLSQTASQRLNVLRQSNDGFVIAQKDLEIRGPGEVLGTKQTGLADLKIADLVRDQALIPHIQKLASHLMVQAPASVDAIIYRWLGHKQQYVQA, encoded by the coding sequence TTGCAGCAATTGGATCTTGTTCCGATTACAGACCTTAAAGGCGTCGCCAAAAAGGTCGCGGAAAAACTCGCGAAGCTCGGCATTACGACAGTCCAAGATCTGCTGTTTCACCTTCCCCTGCGTTACGAAGACCGCACTCAAATTTATCCCATTGCGGCATTAATGCCCGGCAACTACGGCACGATAGAAGCCGAAATCCAGTCAACCCAAATTATTCAGGGCCGCAAACGCATGCTGGTGTGCAATGTCCGCGACGAAACGGGCAGCATGACACTTCGCTTCTTTAACTTCTCCGTCGCCCAGCGCAATGCCATGCAAAATGGATTAATGATCCGCGCCTACGGCGAAATCCGCCGTGGTAATCATCAAGCTGAGATAGTGCACCCCGAATATAAAATCGTCTATCCCGGTGAAGATATTCGCCTAAGCGACACACTCACGCCTATTTACCCAACAACCGAAGGCCTAAAGCAGGCGAGCTGGTTAAAACTCACCGAACAGGCGCTGGAATTATTAGAAGACGGCGGTCTAACCGAGTTACTGCCAGCGAATCTGCAACCCAATAACTTAAGCCTAAAGCAGGCACTGCAAACATTGCACCGCCCCCACGCAGGCATTTCCCAATTCGATTTAGAGTTAGGTCAACACCCCGCGCAGCAACGCTTAGTACAGGAAGAACTACTGGCCCATAATCTCAGCATGTTACGCCTGAGGCAGCGCGCTAACTTAGATGCGGCCGTCTCCATGCATGCCACAGGGCAACTCCTCAACCCCTTTTTAGCGTCATTGCCCTTTAAGCCCACTGGCGCCCAGCAACGGGTTGTGGCCGACATCGGATTGGATTTAGCTAAACCCCACCCTATGATGCGCTTAGTACAGGGCGATGTGGGCTCGGGAAAAACCCTAGTGGCAGCCCTTGCGGCGCTGCAGGCTATCGAAAGTGGTTATCAGGTGGCAATGATGGCGCCCACTGAGCTTTTGGCCGAGCAACACGCCGCTAACTTTGCCGCTTGGTTTGAACCACTCGGACTCAAGGTTGGCTGGCTCGCGGGGAAACTCAAGGGAAAAGCCCGTGCTCAATCGCTCGCAGATATTGAATCCGGCGCGGCGCAGATGGTGATAGGCACCCACGCGATTTTCCAAGAGCAAGTGACCTTCAATAAATTGGCGCTGATTATCATCGATGAACAGCACAGGTTCGGCGTGCATCAGCGTATGGGGCTTAGAGAAAAAGGTATGCGACAGGGATTCCACCCCCATCAGCTGATTATGACCGCCACCCCGATTCCGCGAACCTTGGCAATGACCGCCTACGCCGACTTAGATACCTCGATTATCGACGAGTTACCACCCGGCAGAACGCCAGTAACAACTGTCGCTATCCCCGATTCTCGCCGCAATGAAGTACTGGAGCGCGTTCGCAGCAGCGTGATGCACGACAAACGTCAAGCCTATTGGGTCTGTACCCTGATTGAAGAATCTGAAGTGCTCGAATGCCAGGCCGCGGAAGACACCGCCGAGGAGCTGCGCCAAGCATTGCCCGAACTCAATATAGGGCTTGTTCATGGGCGGATGAAAAGCGCTGAGAAACAACAGATTATGGCCGAATTTAAAGCGGGCAATATCCATCTGCTGGTTGCCACCACAGTCATTGAAGTAGGCGTGGATGTACCTAATTCTAGTTTAATGATCATTGAAAACCCCGAGCGCCTCGGGCTGGCGCAACTGCACCAACTGCGCGGCCGCGTGGGTCGTGGCGCCATCGCCAGTCACTGCGTACTACTTTACAAAGCCCCCCTGAGCCAAACTGCCAGTCAACGGCTGAATGTGCTCAGACAAAGTAACGATGGTTTTGTTATTGCGCAGAAGGATTTAGAAATTCGCGGGCCGGGTGAAGTATTAGGCACAAAACAAACGGGACTTGCCGACCTCAAAATTGCCGACCTTGTAAGGGATCAAGCACTCATCCCTCACATTCAGAAATTGGCCAGCCATCTTATGGTACAAGCTCCTGCGTCAGTCGATGCCATCATCTACCGTTGGTTGGGGCATAAACAACAGTATGTACAGGCATAA
- a CDS encoding YkgJ family cysteine cluster protein: MSKRSKNAANSVAIFNIDDLATWQKYRKGLCDTCHATCCTLPVEVTVSDLVRMALVDEFEAEGDLKAIAKRLQKARLIDNFNHKTSIFTLARMANDDCLYLDSKTRRCTIYHQRPETCRNHPQIGPKPNYCPYRQRG, translated from the coding sequence GTGTCTAAACGCAGTAAAAACGCGGCAAATTCGGTGGCGATTTTTAATATTGACGACCTCGCCACATGGCAAAAATACCGCAAGGGTTTATGCGATACCTGCCATGCGACCTGCTGCACGCTGCCCGTTGAAGTGACTGTGAGTGATTTAGTGCGCATGGCGCTTGTGGATGAGTTTGAAGCAGAGGGCGATCTCAAAGCCATTGCTAAAAGGCTACAAAAGGCGCGGCTAATCGATAACTTTAACCACAAGACTTCGATTTTTACCCTAGCACGCATGGCCAATGACGATTGTTTGTATCTAGACAGTAAAACCCGCCGCTGCACTATCTATCATCAGCGTCCCGAAACTTGCCGCAATCATCCGCAGATTGGCCCTAAACCTAATTATTGCCCCTATCGCCAGCGAGGCTAA